From Xenopus laevis strain J_2021 chromosome 7L, Xenopus_laevis_v10.1, whole genome shotgun sequence, one genomic window encodes:
- the LOC108695866 gene encoding olfactory receptor 5V1: protein MAMKNQTFLGDFILLGFSEEPVMLSFLMAAVYTMVLMGNVAIFSIIHIDCHLQAPMYFFLSYLSILDICYSTVTLPSMLFNSITGNRRISFHRCFIQLYFFVSLGGTECLLLAAMAYDRYVAICKPLHYSTIMNRKLCFHLVAGSWVCGFLNSVLHTVMTSQLYFCDIRYVNNFFCDVPPLLRASCTDTLTSKLLLYVVSVFLGMTPFVFVIISYIYIISTIMKICSAAGRRKAFSTCSSHLIVVTVFYVTANYNYIGPTPGDSLDFERMSSILYSILTPLFNPIIYCFRNKEVKRALKRKLIPNQFSIKI from the coding sequence ATGGCAATGAAAAATCAGACTTTTCTTGGTGATTTTATCCTCTTAGGCTTCTCAGAAGAACCAGTTATGCTGTCCTTTCTCATGGCTGCAGTCTACACCATGGTTCTGATGGGGAATGTTGCCATATTTAGTATTATTCACATTGACTGCCATCTTCAGGCCCCCATGTATTTTTTCCTTAGTTACTTATCTATCCTAGATATTTGTTATTCAACTGTTACGCTCCCTTCTATGCTATTCAACTCCATTACTGGCAACAGAAGAATCTCTTTTCACAGATGCTTCATACAGCTGTATTTCTTTGTCTCACTTGGAGGGACAGAGTGCCTTCTGCTTGCAGCCATGGCATACGACAGATATGTGGCCATATGCAAGCCCCTGCATTATTCCACCATTATGAACAGGAAGCTCTGCTTCCACCTTGTTGCTGGGTCatgggtttgtggctttttgaATTCTGTTCTTCACACTGTGATGACATCACAACTGTATTTTTGTGACATTAGGTACGTCAATAATTTTTTCTGCGATGTACCTCCACTTCTAAGAGCTTCTTGCACTGATACACTCACAAGCAAGCTTTTATTATATGTTGTCAGTGTTTTTCTAGGGATGACTCCCTTTGTATTTGTTATTATctcttacatatatattatttccaCAATTATGAAAATTTGTTCTGCTGCAGGAAGGAGGAAGGCCTTTTCCACATGCTCCTCCCACCTCATTGTTGTTACCGTGTTCTATGTGACagctaattataattatattggcCCTACACCAGGAGACTCCTTAGACTTTGAGCGAATGTCCTCTATATTATATAGCATTCTAACTCCTTTATTCAACCCCATTATATACTGCTTCAGAAACAAGGAGGTAAAGAGggctttgaaaagaaaattgatACCTAAtcagttttcaataaaaatatga